The Burkholderia mayonis DNA window CGCGTGGATGTGTGCGATCCGCCATTCGCCGCGCTCGTGGATCATCACGTAGGTCGTGAACACCATCTGCGGCTCGGCTGTGAGATCGGCCGGCTGGTGCGCCTCGGCAACCGTGTAGACGACGGTGCCGAGGCTGTCGTAGACGCGGATGTCGAGCGGCTCGATCGTGACGGGCTGGGTCGACAGCCGTTGCGCGAACCCGCTCCTGATCTGCTCGAGGCCGTGCAGATGCGAGCCGTCTGCCCAGATGCAGCTGGCGAAATCCTCGTCGATCCAGAGGACCATCAGCGCGTCGAGGTTGGCGTCGGCGACTGCCTGATAGTACGCGTTCAGCGTATCGGCGGCGGCTTCGAAGAGGCGGGCAAAACGTGGCATCGGGTCTATCTCTCGCGCGCGGCGCGCGCCGTTTCATCAAGGCGGCCCATGCATGAGCAAGGCCGCCCGCTTACCGGTGAGTCGGGTGCGGGTGCGCGGCGCGTGACGGGCGGCCTTGCGGCCGCGGCGTCAGCGCTGTCCGACGAGCATCCCGCGCAAATCGCCGAACACCTGCTCCGGGCTCAGCTCGCGCAGGCACTTCAGGTGGCCGAGCGGGCATTCGCGTTCGAAGCAGGGACTGCATTCGAGATGCAGCCATTGTACCTTTGCCAGGTCCGACAGCGGGGGGGTATGACGCGGATCCGTCGACCCGTAGAGCGCGACGAGCGGCCGGCGCAGCGCTGCCGCGACGTGCATCAGCCCGGAATCGTTCGTGACGACCGCGTTCGCGCGCGCGATCAGCGCGCACGCCTCGGTGAGCGAAGTCTGGCCGCAGAGGTTGCGCACGTTCGGCGCGCGCTCGGCGATCGCCTGCGCGGGCGTCGCGTCCTTCGGCGAGCCGAGCGCGACGATCTGCGTATAGGGAAAAGA harbors:
- a CDS encoding nuclear transport factor 2 family protein, whose translation is MPRFARLFEAAADTLNAYYQAVADANLDALMVLWIDEDFASCIWADGSHLHGLEQIRSGFAQRLSTQPVTIEPLDIRVYDSLGTVVYTVAEAHQPADLTAEPQMVFTTYVMIHERGEWRIAHIHASPIPEQTATQFAAKIRHAQGPLH